The Xiphophorus hellerii strain 12219 chromosome 5, Xiphophorus_hellerii-4.1, whole genome shotgun sequence genome window below encodes:
- the LOC116720466 gene encoding protein GPR108 isoform X1, with protein sequence MAVPHIQLSVAVILLLVLLSGCNARIHKLRLENETRFAIDLNNFGFFANGFLNVSLSSLWINDTVNYNLFPVGFSLSRSRVNGVLSYTAEETEACPPTKTTNDEPLILFLIDSKHLLVNVSSMGVQDNFLIAKAKSDEPKEKQKVTKRAADDSNGKPGKSDTNQDDDKDIPGGQENVPPANEKSNPVEDAKKPEETTFLLNNSVNPILALDKRNGLYNFSFRLVIGSKDQGLYSLKFHYCRNKVAGVKLPYALTLDVVEKNPGSFLSAAEIPLSRLYICMAGVFFAAAMVWVYTLMKHRYSVFKIHWLMAALAFTKSTSLVFHSINYHFINIEGHPIEGWAVMYYITHLLKGALLFITLALIGTGWAFVKYILSDKEKKIFMIVIPLQVLANVAYIIIESTEEGSSEYYLWKEILFLVDLICCGAILFPVVWSIRHLQEASSTDGKAAMNLEKLKLFRHYYVMIVCYIYFTRIIAILLKITMPFQWQWCYEFLVEVSTLIFFVLTGYKFRPASNNPYLQLPLDEEDVEMDEVVTESGALEGISKVKKTSNGRERQKEPTL encoded by the exons ATGGCTGTGCCGCACATACAGTTGTCCGTTGCAGTAATTTTACTCTTAGTGCTGCTGTCGGGGTGTAACGCGAGGATACACAAGCTCAGGCTAGAG aacgaGACACGGTTTGCCATTGACCTCAACAATTTTGGTTTCTTTGCAAATGGATTTCTGAATGTGAGTCTGTCCTCCCTGTGGATCAATGACACTGTGAACTACAACCTCTTCCCa GTTGGCTTCAGCCTGTCCAGGTCTCGAGTTAATGGGGTGTTGTCGTACACA GCGGAGGAGACCGAGGCGTGCCCGCCCACGAAGACCACCAACGACGAACCTCTCATTCTTTTTCTCATTGACAGCAAGCAtctgtt GGTCAACGTGAGCTCCATGGGCGTTCAGGATAACTTCCTGATTGCCAAAGCCAAGTCGGATGAACCTAAAG AAAAACAGAAGGTTACAAAGAGGGCTGCTGACGATTCAAATGGGAAACCAGGAAAGTCAGACACAAATCAAGATGATGATAAAGACATCCCAGGAGGTCAGGAaaatgtaccaccagcaaatgaAAAGTCAAACCCTGTTGAGGATGCTAAGAAACCGGAGGAAACTACATTCCTG CTGAACAATTCAGTCAACCCGATTTTAGCCCTGGACAAAAGGAATGGCTTATACAACTTCAGC TTCCGCCTGGTCATTGGCTCAAAGGATCAGGGTCTGTACAGCCTGAAGTTCCACTACTGTCGGAACAAGGTGGCCGGAGTCAAGCTGCCTTATGCCTTGACG TTGGACGTGGTAGAGAAGAACCCAGGGAGCTTCCTGTCTGCAGCCGAAATCCCCTTGTCTCGTCTTTACATATGTATGGCCGGAGTCTTCTTCGCTGCTGCTATGGTGTGGGTCTACACGCTCATGAAGCACAG ATACAGCGTGTTTAAGATCCACTGGCTGATGGCTGCACTGGCATTCACCAAGTCCACATCTTTAGTTTTCCACAGT ATCAACTACCACTTTATCAACATCGAGGGTCATCCTATCGAAGGCTGGGCCGTCATGTATTATATCACACACCT GCTGAAGGGGGCGCTCCTGTTCATCACGCTGGCACTAATTGGGACGGGCTGGGCTTTCGTTAAATACATCCTCTCTGACAAAGAGAAGAAGATCTTCATGATAGTCATCCCTCTGCAG GTGCTGGCGAATGTTGCCTATATCATCATCGAGTCGACAGAGGAAGGCTCCAGTGAGTACTATCTGTGGAAGGAGATCCTCTTCCTGGTGGACCTCATCTGCTGCGGAGCCATCCTGTTCCCCGTCGTCTG GTCCATCCGTCACTTACAGGAGGCTTCCAGCACAGATGGGAAAG CTGCCATGAACCTGGAGAAGCTCAAGCTGTTCAGGCATTACTACGTCATG ATCGTTTGCTACATCTACTTCACGAGGATCATAGCCATTTTGCTGAAGATCACAATGCCCTTCCAGTGGCAGTGGTGTTACGAG TTTCTGGTGGAAGTGTCCACTCTGATCTTCTTTGTGCTGACTGGCTACAAGTTCCGACCGGCGTCCAACAACCCGTACCTGCAGCTGCCTCTGGACGAAGAGGACGTGGAGATGGATGAAGT aGTGACGGAGTCGGGCGCTCTGGAGGGAATCTCTAAAGTTAAGAAGACGTCTAACGGACGCGAGCGCCAGAAAGAGCCCACTCTGTGA
- the LOC116720466 gene encoding protein GPR108 isoform X2: protein MAVPHIQLSVAVILLLVLLSGCNARIHKLRLENETRFAIDLNNFGFFANGFLNVSLSSLWINDTVNYNLFPVGFSLSRSRVNGVLSYTAEETEACPPTKTTNDEPLILFLIDSKHLLVNVSSMGVQDNFLIAKAKSDEPKEKQKVTKRAADDSNGKPGKSDTNQDDDKDIPGGQENVPPANEKSNPVEDAKKPEETTFLLNNSVNPILALDKRNGLYNFSFRLVIGSKDQGLYSLKFHYCRNKVAGVKLPYALTLDVVEKNPGSFLSAAEIPLSRLYICMAGVFFAAAMVWVYTLMKHRYSVFKIHWLMAALAFTKSTSLVFHSINYHFINIEGHPIEGWAVMYYITHLLKGALLFITLALIGTGWAFVKYILSDKEKKIFMIVIPLQVLANVAYIIIESTEEGSSEYYLWKEILFLVDLICCGAILFPVVWSIRHLQAAMNLEKLKLFRHYYVMIVCYIYFTRIIAILLKITMPFQWQWCYEFLVEVSTLIFFVLTGYKFRPASNNPYLQLPLDEEDVEMDEVVTESGALEGISKVKKTSNGRERQKEPTL, encoded by the exons ATGGCTGTGCCGCACATACAGTTGTCCGTTGCAGTAATTTTACTCTTAGTGCTGCTGTCGGGGTGTAACGCGAGGATACACAAGCTCAGGCTAGAG aacgaGACACGGTTTGCCATTGACCTCAACAATTTTGGTTTCTTTGCAAATGGATTTCTGAATGTGAGTCTGTCCTCCCTGTGGATCAATGACACTGTGAACTACAACCTCTTCCCa GTTGGCTTCAGCCTGTCCAGGTCTCGAGTTAATGGGGTGTTGTCGTACACA GCGGAGGAGACCGAGGCGTGCCCGCCCACGAAGACCACCAACGACGAACCTCTCATTCTTTTTCTCATTGACAGCAAGCAtctgtt GGTCAACGTGAGCTCCATGGGCGTTCAGGATAACTTCCTGATTGCCAAAGCCAAGTCGGATGAACCTAAAG AAAAACAGAAGGTTACAAAGAGGGCTGCTGACGATTCAAATGGGAAACCAGGAAAGTCAGACACAAATCAAGATGATGATAAAGACATCCCAGGAGGTCAGGAaaatgtaccaccagcaaatgaAAAGTCAAACCCTGTTGAGGATGCTAAGAAACCGGAGGAAACTACATTCCTG CTGAACAATTCAGTCAACCCGATTTTAGCCCTGGACAAAAGGAATGGCTTATACAACTTCAGC TTCCGCCTGGTCATTGGCTCAAAGGATCAGGGTCTGTACAGCCTGAAGTTCCACTACTGTCGGAACAAGGTGGCCGGAGTCAAGCTGCCTTATGCCTTGACG TTGGACGTGGTAGAGAAGAACCCAGGGAGCTTCCTGTCTGCAGCCGAAATCCCCTTGTCTCGTCTTTACATATGTATGGCCGGAGTCTTCTTCGCTGCTGCTATGGTGTGGGTCTACACGCTCATGAAGCACAG ATACAGCGTGTTTAAGATCCACTGGCTGATGGCTGCACTGGCATTCACCAAGTCCACATCTTTAGTTTTCCACAGT ATCAACTACCACTTTATCAACATCGAGGGTCATCCTATCGAAGGCTGGGCCGTCATGTATTATATCACACACCT GCTGAAGGGGGCGCTCCTGTTCATCACGCTGGCACTAATTGGGACGGGCTGGGCTTTCGTTAAATACATCCTCTCTGACAAAGAGAAGAAGATCTTCATGATAGTCATCCCTCTGCAG GTGCTGGCGAATGTTGCCTATATCATCATCGAGTCGACAGAGGAAGGCTCCAGTGAGTACTATCTGTGGAAGGAGATCCTCTTCCTGGTGGACCTCATCTGCTGCGGAGCCATCCTGTTCCCCGTCGTCTG GTCCATCCGTCACTTACA AGCTGCCATGAACCTGGAGAAGCTCAAGCTGTTCAGGCATTACTACGTCATG ATCGTTTGCTACATCTACTTCACGAGGATCATAGCCATTTTGCTGAAGATCACAATGCCCTTCCAGTGGCAGTGGTGTTACGAG TTTCTGGTGGAAGTGTCCACTCTGATCTTCTTTGTGCTGACTGGCTACAAGTTCCGACCGGCGTCCAACAACCCGTACCTGCAGCTGCCTCTGGACGAAGAGGACGTGGAGATGGATGAAGT aGTGACGGAGTCGGGCGCTCTGGAGGGAATCTCTAAAGTTAAGAAGACGTCTAACGGACGCGAGCGCCAGAAAGAGCCCACTCTGTGA
- the LOC116720468 gene encoding protein GPR108-like produces MAVPHIQLSVAVILLLVLLSGCNARIHKLRLENETRFAIDLNNFGFFANGFLNVSLSSLWINDTVNYNLFPVGFSLSRSRVNGVLSYTAEETETCPPTTTTNDKPLILFLIDSKHLGVNVSAMGVQDNFLIAKAKSDEPKEKKKVTKRAADDSNGKPAKPDTKQDDNIEIPGGQENVPPANEKSNPVEDAKKPEETTFLLNNSVNPILALGKRNGLYNFSFRLVIGPKDQGLYSLKFHYCRNKVAGVKLPYALTLDVVEMNPGSFLSAAEIPLPRLYIRMAGVFFATAMVWVYMLMKHRHNVFKIHWLMAALAFTKSTSLVFHSINYHFINIEGHPIEGWAVMYYITHLLKGALLFITLALIGMGWAFIKYALSYKEKMIFVIVIPLQVLANVAYIIIESTEEGSSEYYLWKEILFLVDLICCGAILFPVVWSMRLLKAAKNLEKLKLFKHYYVMIVCYIFVTRIIAILMKITMSFQWQWCYEFLVEVSTLIFFVLTGYKFRPASNNPYLQPPLNEEDVEKDEVVTESGALEGISKVKKTSNGRERQKEPTL; encoded by the exons ATGGCTGTGCCGCACATACAGTTGTCCGTTGCAGTAATTTTACTCTTAGTGCTGCTGTCGGGGTGTAACGCGAGGATACACAAGCTCAGGCTAGAG aacgaGACACGGTTTGCCATTGACCTCAACAATTTTGGTTTCTTTGCAAATGGATTTCTGAATGTGAGTCTGTCCTCCCTGTGGATCAATGACACTGTGAACTACAACCTCTTCCCa GTTGGCTTCAGCCTGTCCAGGTCTCGAGTTAATGGGGTGTTGTCGTACACA GCGGAGGAGACCGAGACGTGCCCGCCCACAACGACCACCAACGACAAACCTCTCATTCTTTTTCTCATTGACAGCAAGCATCTGGG GGTCAACGTGAGCGCCATGGGCGTTCAGGATAACTTCCTGATTGCCAAAGCCAAGTCGGATGAACCTAAAG aaaaaaagaaggttACAAAGAGGGCTGCTGACGATTCAAATGGGAAACCAGCAAAGCCAGACACAAAACAAGATGATAATATAGAGATCCCAGGAGGTCAGGAaaatgtaccaccagcaaatgaAAAGTCAAACCCTGTTGAGGATGCTAAGAAACCAGAGGAAACTACATTCCTG CTGAACAATTCAGTCAACCCGATTTTAGCCCTGGGCAAAAGGAATGGCTTATACAACTTCAGC TTCCGCCTGGTCATTGGCCCAAAGGATCAGGGTCTGTACAGCCTGAAGTTCCACTACTGTCGGAACAAGGTGGCCGGAGTCAAGCTGCCTTATGCCTTGACG TTGGATGTGGTAGAGATGAACCCAGGGAGCTTCCTGTCTGCAGCCGAAATCCCTTTACCTCGTCTTTACATACGTATGGCCGGAGTCTTCTTCGCTACTGCTATGGTGTGGGTCTACATGCTCATGAAGCACAG ACACAATGTGTTTAAGATCCACTGGCTGATGGCTGCACTGGCATTCACCAAGTCCACATCTTTAGTTTTCCACAGT ATCAACTACCACTTTATCAACATCGAGGGTCATCCTATCGAAGGCTGGGCCGTCATGTATTATATCACACACCT GCTGAAGGGGGCGCTCCTGTTCATCACTCTGGCACTAATTGGGATGGGCTGGGCTTTCATTAAATACGCCCTCTCTTACAAAGAGAAGATGATCTTCGTAATAGTAATCCCTCTGCAg GTGCTGGCAAATGTTGCCTATATCATCATCGAGTCGACAGAGGAAGGCTCCAGTGAGTACTATCTGTGGAAGGAGATCCTCTTCCTGGTGGACCTCATCTGCTGCGGAGCCATCCTGTTCCCCGTCGTCTG GTCCATGCGTCTCTTAAAAG CTGCCAAAAACCTGGAGAAGCTCAAGCTGTTCAAGCATTACTACGTCATG ATCGTTTGCTACATCTTCGTCACGAGGATCATAGCCATTTTGATGAAGATCACAATGTCCTTCCAGTGGCAGTGGTGTTATGAG TTTCTGGTGGAAGTGTCCACTCTGATCTTCTTTGTGCTGACTGGCTACAAGTTCCGACCGGCGTCCAACAACCCGTACCTGCAGCCCCCGCTGAACGAAGAGGACGTGGAGAAGGATGAAGT aGTGACAGAGTCGGGCGCTCTGGAGGGAATCTCTAAAGTTAAGAAGACGTCTAACGGACGCGAGCGCCAGAAAGAGCCCACTCTGTGA